Genomic DNA from Modestobacter versicolor:
CGCCGGGCGCCCCGGCACCCCCGACCCCGACCACCACCCGACCCCGCCCGACCGAGAGGAGACCGGCGTGCCCGACGACACCGGAACCGCGACCGAGGTCGAGGACGTGCCGACGACGGAGCCCGCCGCCGACGAGCAGCACGACGACGACGCCGCCCCCGCGCGCGGGCTGTCGCTGCCGCTCGTGCCGGTGCTCGCCGTGCTGCTGGTGCTGCTGGTCGCCGGCTGCGCCGCGCTGTGGGTCACCCGGCCCGAGGGGTCCGCCGTCCGCACCGGTGACTACGTCGGCGCGCTGCAGGCCGCCCGGGCCGGCATCGTCGACGTGACCTCCTTCGACCACGTCACCCTCGACGACGACATCGAGCAGATCCGCACCGTCACCACCGGCGACCTGCAGCAGGAGTCGATCGAGCAGCTCGACCGGAGCCGGCAGCAGATCACCGACGCCCAGGCGGTGGTCAGCACCACCGTGGTCGGTGCCGCCGTGGGCGCGGCCGACGACGACCGGGCGACGGTGTTCGCGGTCATCCAGTCCACCCAGCAGACCAGCGCGTCGCCGCAGGCGCAGGTGCAGCGCTTCCGGGTCGAGATCGCCCTCGAGCGGGTCGACGGCCGGTGGCTGCTGTCCGGGATCACAGGACGGTGAGCCGACGATGAGCGAGCAGGACCGGCCCGGCGACGGGTCCGACGAGCGGTCCCGCCGGCCCGCCCCCCGGCCGCGCCCGACCCCCGGTACGCGCCCCGCCGCCGCGCGGCCCAGCCCCCGTCCCCGGGTGGCCGGCAGCCGGCGCGAGCGGGAGGACGACGAGCCGGTCGCCGCCCCCGCCGCCGCTCCCGCCGCGGTCGCGCCCGCACCGGCGCCCCCTCGCGCCTCCCGCCGCGCGACCGCGGCACCACCGGAGCCCGAGCGCGCCGGCGCCGCCGCGCGGCGGACGGGCACCCGGCCCCCGGCACCGGCCGGCCCGGCGGAGCGCGCGCCCCGCCGGCCTGGCCGGCTGACCGCCCTGGTGCTCGCCGCGCTGTGCCTGCTGGCCGCGGCCGGCGGCGGCTGGCTGCTGTGGGAGCGGCAGCACCCGGCCCACGTCGACCCGTCGGTGTTCAGCGCGGCCCGGTCGGGGGTGGAGGCCCTCTACGCCTTCGACCACACCGACGCCGAGGGCAGCGTGCAGCGCAAGCTCGACGTCCTCACCGGCGACCTGCGCGAGCAGTACCGCGAGGACCTGTCGACCGGCGGGATCATCGACACCTACGAGCAGGTGTCGGCGACCACCCGCTACGACGTGGCCGAGGTCGGGCTGCAGCAGGTCGACGAGGACCAGGACCGGGCGACCGTCGTCGTCTTCGGCCAGTACGTGGTCGAGTCGGTGAACTCCGGCACCCAGGAGGCGCCGACCGGCTCGGAGTGCACGGTGACCGCGGAGGGCGCGCAGGCCTGCACCCAGACCGTGCAGATGACCATGACCCGGGTCGACGGGGACTGGAAGATCAGCGAGCTGACGCTGCTCACCTCGAGCTGAAGCGTCCACAGCCCCCGGCGTGGCGGCCCCGGCACAGCCGGTGCACTGGCATCATCTGGGAGCGAGTCACCCCGCTCGTCTGCCCCGGGCACCCGCACGGGTGTGTCCCCGGCCGCTCCGGCGGCCCGGCGTGGACACCGGCGCAGAGCAGGGGTAGGGTCTCCTGTTGCGCTGCCCTCTGACTGCCAACCCGCCGACACGGGTCACCAGGGGTGCCCGGGAACGGTCCCGGGTCACCTCGTGTTGATGCCCACGGCGGGGCAGGCATCCGCGGACAGCCTCGCCGATACCGACGACGACCCAGGACGAAAAGCACCCGCCCGCACGTCGTGAGGTCCTTGGAAGGACGCATCTTGGCAGGCTCTCGCCCCACCAGCATCACCCCCGGCACCACCGAGTCAGGCACCACCCAGAACACCCCGGTCGAGCCGCAGCCCGGTCCCCGCACCGGCGGCGCAGACCAGCAGAAGATCCCCGGCGCCCCGCTCCGCGTCTCGTTCGCCAAGATCCGCGAGCCCCTCGAGGTGCCGGACCTGCTGGCCCTGCAGACCGCCTCGTTCGACTGGCTGGTCGGCAGCCCGCAGTGGAAGGCCACCCTCGCCCCCGAGGAGCAGGCCGACGCCGTCGGCGGCCTGGCCGAGATCCTCGAGGAGATCTCCCCGATCGAGGACTTCAGCGGTTCGATGTCGCTGTCCTTCTCCAACCCGCGCTTCGAGGACGTCAAGGCGTCCCTCGAGGAGTGCAAGGACAAGGACATGACCTACGCGGCGCCGCTGTTCGTCACCGCCGAGTTCATGAACAACACCACTGGCGAGATCAAGAGCCAGACGGTCTTCATGGGCGACTTCCCGATCATGACGAGCAAGGGCACGTTCGTCATCAACGGGACCGAGCGCGTCGTCGTCTCGCAGCTGGTCCGCAGCCCGGGCGTCTACTTCGACAAGACCCTGGACAAGACGTCGGACAAGGACGTCTACAGCGCCAAGGTCATCCCCAGCCGTGGTGCGTGGCTGGAGTTCGACGTCGACAAGCGCGACACCGTCGGCGTCCGGATCGACCGCAAGCGCCGCCAGCCGGTCAGCGTCCTGCTCAAGGCCCTCGGCTGGACCGAGGACCGCATCCGCGAGCACTTCCAGTGGTCGCCCACGATGCTGGCCACCCTGGAGAAGGACCACATCGCCGGCCAGGACGAGGCGCTGCTGGACATCTACCGCAAGCTGCGCCCGGGCGAGCCGCCGACGCGTGAGTCCGCGCAGGCGCTGCTGGAGAACCTCTTCTTCAACCCGAAGCGCTACGACCTGGCCAAGGTCGGCCGCTACAAGGTGAACAAGAAGCTCGGCGTCGACGTGCCCCAGGGCACCTCCACGCTGACCGAGGACGACATCGTCGCCACCATCGAGTACGTCGTGCGCCTCCACGCCGGCGAGCCCGACCACGGCGTCGACGACATCGACCACTTCGGCAACCGCCGGCTGCGCACCGTGGGCGAGCTGATCCAGAACCAGATCCGGGTCGGCCTCTCCCGCATGGAGCGCGTGGTCCGCGAGCGGATGACGACCCAGGACGTCGAGGCGATCACGCCGCAGACCCTGATCAACATCCGGCCGGTCGTCGCCTCCATCAAGGAGTTCTTCGGCACCAGCCAGCTCTCGCAGTTCATGGACCAGACCAACCCGCTCGCGGGCCTGACCCACAAGCGCCGCCTGTCGGCGCTGGGTCCGGGCGGTCTGTCCCGTGAGCGCGCGGGCATGGAGGTCCGGGACGTGCACCCGAGCCACTACGGCCGGATGTGCCCAATCGAGACCCCTGAGGGCCCGAACATCGGCCTGATCGGCTCGCTGTCCTCGTTCGGCCGGGTGAACCCCTTCGGGTTCATCGAGACGCCGTACCGCAAGGTCGAGAACGGCCAGGTCACCGACCAGATCGACTACCTGACCGCCGACGAGGAGGACCGCTTCGTCGTCGCCCAGGCCAACTCGCCGCTGGACGCGCAGGGCCGTCTCGCCGAGGAGCGGGTCCTGGTCCGCACCAAGGGCGGTGAGGTCGACTACCTCGCGCCCGAGAACGTCGACTACATGGACGTCTCGCCGCGGCAGATGACCTCGGTCGCGACCGCGATGATCCCGTTCCTCGAGCACGACGACGCCAACCGCGCCCTGATGGGCGCGAACATGCAGCGCCAGGCCGTCCCGCTGCTCCGCAGCGAGGCGCCGCTGGTCGGCACCGGCATGGAGCTGCGCGCCGCCGTCGACGCCGGCGACGTCGTGGTGGCCGAGAAGGCCGGTGTGGTCGAGGACTCCACCGCCGACTACGTCACCGTGATGGCCGACGACGGGACCCGGCAGACCTACCGGCTGCTGAAGTTCCGCCGCTCGAACCAGGGCACCTCGATCAACCAGAGCCCGGTCGTCGAGGAGGGCCAGCGGGTCGAGGTCGGCCAGGTCATCGCCGACGGTCCGTGCACCGACGAGGGCGAGATGGCGCTGGGCAAGAACCTGCTCGTCGCCTTCATGCCGTGGGAGGGCCACAACTACGAGGACGCGATCATCCTGTCGCAGCGCCTCGTGCAGGACGACGTCCTGTCCTCGATCCACATCGAGGAGTTCGAGGTCGACGCCCGCGACACCAAGCTCGGTGCCGAGGAGATCACCCGGGACATCCCGAACGTCTCCGAGGAGGTCCTCGCCGACCTCGACGAGCGCGGCATCATCCGCATCGGTGCCGAGGTCGTCCCCGGCGACATCCTCGTCGGCAAGGTCACGCCCAAGGGCGAGACCGAGCTGACCCCCGAGGAGCGGCTGCTGCGGGCGATCTTCGGTGAGAAGGCCCGCGAGGTCCGCGACACCAGCCTCAAGGTCAAGCACGGCGAGTCCGGCAAGGTCATCGGCGTCCGGGTCTTCTCCCGCGAGGACGGCGACGAGCTGCCCGCCGGCGTGAACGAGCTCATCCGGGTCTACGTGGCCCAGATGCGCAAGATCAGCGACGGCGACAAGCTGGCCGGCCGCCACGGCAACAAGGGCGTCATCTCCAAGATCCTGCCGCAGGAGGACATGCCGTTCCTCGAGGACGGCACCCCGGTCGACATCGTGCTCAACCCGCTGGGCGTGCCCGGCCGGATGAACGTCGGCCAGGTGCTGGAGACCCACCTCGGGTGGATCGCCAAGCAGGGCTGGCAGGTCGAGGGGACGCCGGAGTGGGCGGCCAAGCTGCCGGGCGCCGCGCGCCAGGCGGCCCCGGGCACCCGCACCGCGACGCCGGTCTTCGACGGTGCCAAGGAGGACGAGATCATCGGCCTGCTGGGCTCGACGATCCCGAACCGCGACGGCGACCGGATGGTCAAGGAGACCGGCAAGGCGCGGCTGTTCGACGGCCGTTCCGGGGAGCCCTTCCCCGAGCCGATCTCGGTGGGCTACGTCTACATCCTGAAGCTGCTGCACCTGGTCGACGACAAGATCCACGCCCGTTCGACCGGTCCGTACTCGATGATCACGCAGCAGCCGCTGGGTGGTAAGGCGCAGTTCGGTGGTCAGCGCTTCGGTGAGATGGAGTGCTGGGCGATGCAGGCCTACGGCGCGGCCTACGCGCTGCAGGAGCTGCTCACCATCAAGTCCGACGACATCCTCGGCCGCGTCAAGGTGTACGAGGCCATCGTCAAGGGCGAGAACATCCCCGAGCCGGGCATCCCGGAGTCGTTCAAGGTGCTGCTCAAGGAGCTCCAGTCGCTCTGCCTGAACGTGGAGGTCCTCTCCAGCGACGGCAACGCGATCGAGCTGCGCGACACCGACGACGAGGTCTTCCGGGCCGCGGAGGAGCTGGGCATCGACCTGTCCCGCCGCGAGCCGTCGTCCGTCGAAGACGTCTGATCGGCCGCCGGCCGGCCCTGCTGACGCAGGGCCGGCCGGCCCCCCACCTTTCGAAAAGAAGCGAAGAACTAGCCCCGGAAAGGGGTACATCGAGTGCTCGACGTCAACTTCTTCGACGAACTGCGCATCGGTCTGGCCAGCGGAGACGACATCCGCCAGTGGTCGCACGGTGAGGTGAAGAAGCCCGAGACCATCAACTACCGCACCCTCCGCCCGGAGAAGGACGGTCTCTTCTGCGAGAAGATCTTCGGTCCCACCCGGGACTGGGAGTGCTACTGCGGCAAGTACAAGCGCGTCCGCTTCAAGGGCATCATCTGCGAGCGCTGCGGCGTCGAGGTCACCCGCGCCAAGGTGCGTCGTGAGCGGATGGGCCACATCGAGCTGGCCGCACCGGTCACCCACATCTGGTTCTTCAAGGGCGTCCCCTCGCGCCTGGGCTACCTGCTCGACCTGGCGCCCAAGGACCTCGAGAAGATCATCTACTTCGCCGCCTACATGATCACGTCCGTCGACGACGAGGCGCGCCACCGCGACCTGCCGACCGTCGAGGCCGAGATCAGCGCGGAGAAGCACAACCTCGAGTCCCGTCGCGACGCCGACGTGGAGGCCCGCCAGCAGAAGCTGGAGGCCGACCTCGCCGAGCTCGAGGCCGAGGGTGCCAAGTCCGACGTGCGCCGCAAGGTCCGCGAGGGTGGCGAGCGCGAGATGCGCCAGCTCCGCGACCGGGCGCAGCGGGAGATCGACCGCCTCGAAGAGGTGATGGACACCTTCCGCAAGCTCGAGGTCAAGCAGCTCATCGCCGACGAGGGCCTCTACCGCGAGCTGCGCGACCGCTTCGGTGAGTACTTCGAGGGCGGCATGGGCGCCGCGGCGCTGCAGAAGCTGCTCGCCGGCTTCGACCTCGACGCCGAGGCCATCTCGCTGCGCGAGACCATCCGCAGCGGCAAGGGCCAGCGCAAGCTGCGGGCCCTCAAGCGCCTCAAGGTCGTCGCGGCGTTCCAGCAGACCCAGAACTCGCCCATGGGCATGGTGCTGGACTGCGTCCCGGTCATCCCGCCGGACCTGCGCCCGATGGTGCAGCTCGACGGTGGCCGCTTCGCCACCAGCGACATGAACGACCTGTACCGCCGGGTGATCAACCGCAACAACCGGCTCAAGCGACTGCTCGACCTGGGCGCGCCGGAGATCATCGTCAACAACGAGAAGCGGATGCTCCAGGAGTCCGTGGACGCGCTGTTCGACAACGGCCGTCGCGGCCGTCCGGTCACCGGTCCGGGCAACCGCCCGCTGAAGTCCCTGAGCGACCTGCTCAAGGGCAAGCAGGGCCGGTTCCGCCAGAACCTGCTGGGCAAGCGCGTCGACTACTCCGGCCGTTCGGTCATCGTCGTCGGCCCGCAGCTCAAGCTGCACCAGTGCGGTCTGCCCAAGCAGATGGCGCTGGAGCTGTTCAAGCCCTTCGTCATGAAGCGGCTGGTCGACCTCAACCACGCGCAGAACATCAAGTCCGCCAAGCGGATGGTGGAGCGCGCGCGGCCGGTCGTGTGGGACGTGCTCGAGGAGGTCATCACCGAGCACCCGGTGCTGCTGAACCGTGCGCCGACCCTGCACCGCCTGGGCATCCAGGCCTTCGAGCCCCAGCTGGTCGAGGGCAAGGCCATCCAGATCCACCCGCTGGTCTGCACCGCGTTCAACGCGGACTTCGACGGTGACCAGATGGCGGTGCACCTGCCGCTGTCGGCCGAGGCCCAGGCCGAGGCGCGGATCCTGATGCTGTCCAGCAACAACATCCTGAGCCCGGCCGACGGTCGCCCGATCACCGCGCCGACCCAGGACATGGTGCTGGGCCTCTACCACCTGACGTCGCTGGCCGGTTCGGCCGAGCTGGCCGAGGGCGAGCGCCCCAAGTCCTACTCCACGACCGCCGAGGCGGTCATGGCCTACGACAAGGGCGTGCTCGGGCTGCAGGAGCGGGTCCTCATCCGGATGGACGAGGTCTTCGGCGTCGACAACGGGCCGAACGACCCGTGGGAGGCCCCCGAGGGCTGGGAGCCCGGTCAGCCGGCGCTCGTCTCCACCAGCCTGGGCCGGGTCCTGTTCAACGAGGCCCTGCCGGAGGACTACCGGTTCGTCAACTACCAGGTGCCGAAGAAGGCGCTGGGCGCGATCGTCAACGACCTCGCCGAGCGCTACCCCAAGGTCCAGGTGGCGGCGACGCTGGACGCCCTCAAGGCCGCCGGGTTCCGCTGGGCCACCCGTTCGGGCGTGACGATCGCGATCGACGACGTCGTCACCCCGCCGGTGAAGCAGGCGATCCTGGACCGGCACGAGGACGAGGCCCGCAAGATCGAGCGCCAGTACGAGCGCGGCGTCATCACCGACGCCGAGCGTCGTTCCGAGCTCATCGAGATCTGGACCCGCGCCCGGGCCGAGGTCAGCCAGGCCATGGTGGACAACTTCCCGACCACCAACCCGGTCTGGGTCATGGTCAACTCCGGCGCCCGCGGCAACATGATGCAGATCAGCCAGATCGCCGGCATGCGCGGCCTGGTGGCCAACCCGAAGGGCGAGATCATCCCGCGGCCGATCAAGGCCAACTTCCGGGAGGGTCTGTCCGTGCTGGAGTACTTCATCTCCACGCACGGTGCCCGCAAGGGCCTGGCGGACACCGCGCTGCGGACCGCCGACTCCGGGTACCTCACCCGCCGGCTGGTCGACGTCTCGCAGGACGTCATCATCCGCGAGGAGGACTGCGGCACCGAGCGTGGCGTGATCATGCCGATCGGCACCGTGCTCGACGGCAAGGTCACCCGCGACGCCCACGTCGAGACCAGCGTGTACGCCCGTGCGCTGGCCGCTGACGTGGTCGCCTCCGACGGCACGCTGATCGCGCAGGCCGGCGCCGACCTCGGCGACGTGCTCATCGCCCAGCTGGTCGACGCCGGGGTGTCCGAGGTCAAGGTCCGCTGCGTGCTCACCTGCGAGTCGCTGCTCGGCACCTGCGCCACCTGCTACGGCCGGTCGCTGGCGTCGGGCAAGCTCGTCGACGTCGGCGAGGCGGTCGGCATCATCGCCGCCCAGTCGATCGGTGAGCCCGGCACCCAGCTGACGATGCGCACCTTCCACACCGGTGGTGTGGCCGGTGCTGACATCACGCACGGTCTGCCGCGTGTGGTGGAGCTCTTCGAGGCCCGCGTCCCCAAGGGCAAGGCCCCGATCGCCGAGCTGGCCGGCACCGTCCGCATCGAGGACGGCGACCAGTTCCGCAAGCTCACGATCACCCCGGACGACGGCTCCGACGAGGTCGTCTACGACAAGCTGTCGCGTCGCTCGCGGCTGCGGGTCGAGGACGGCGGCCACGTCGAGGTCGGCGAGCAGCTGACCGAGGGTGCGGTCGACCCGCACGAGGTGCTGCGGATCATGGGCCCGCGCGAGGTGCAGCTGCACCTCGTCCGCGAGGTCCAGGAGGTCTACCGCAGCCAGGGCGTGTCGATCCACGACAAGCACATCGAGGTGATCATCCGCCAGATGCTGAAGCGGGTGACCATCATCGACTCGGGCGCGACGGAGTTCCTGCCCGGTGCGCTGGTCGAGCGGACGCTGTTCGAGACCGAGAACCGCCGGGTCGTCGCCGAGGGCGGCGAGCCCGCCTCGGCCCGCCCGGTGCTGATGGGGATCACCAAGGCGTCGCTGGCGACGGAGTCGTGGCTGTCCGCGGCCTCGTTCCAGGAGACGACCAAGGTGCTCACCGACGCCGCGATCCAGGGCAAGAGCGACAGCCTGCTCGGGCTCAAGGAGAACGTGATCATCGGCAAGCTCATCCCGGCCGGTACCGGGATCAGCCGCTACCGCAACATCACGGTCGAGCCCACCGAGGAGGCGCGCGCCGCCGTCTACACCATGGCCGGCTACGACGACGGGCAGTACTACAGCCCGGACGTCTTCGGTCAGGGCACGGGCGAGGCAGTCCGGCTCGAGGAGTACGACTGGCGCTGATGCGCTGAGTGAGTGAGGGAGGGCCCCGGGAGCAGCTGCTCCCGGGGCCCTCTTCTCGTCCGTCGGCCGTCACGTGACGGAAGGGCCCGGGTGAGCGGCGCCCCGCGGAGGTCAGCCGGCCAGGCGGCGCATGGTCTCCACCGTGCGCAGGCGCCCCTCGCGGCTGTCGTCGAGGGGCTGCAGGTTGATCGTGGTGACCCCGGCCTCGCGGAAGGCGGCGATCCGCTCCGCCACGTAGGACTGCGGGCCGATCAGCGACGTCGCCCGCACCAGGTCCTCGGGGACCGCGGCCGCCGCCTCGTCCTTGCGCCCGGCCAGGTAGAGGTCCTGGATAGTCTCGGCCTCCTGCTCGTAGCCGTACCGGCGAGCCAGGTCGTTGTAGAAGTTCTTGCCCTTGGCACCCATCCCGCCCACGTAGAG
This window encodes:
- the rpoB gene encoding DNA-directed RNA polymerase subunit beta, giving the protein MAGSRPTSITPGTTESGTTQNTPVEPQPGPRTGGADQQKIPGAPLRVSFAKIREPLEVPDLLALQTASFDWLVGSPQWKATLAPEEQADAVGGLAEILEEISPIEDFSGSMSLSFSNPRFEDVKASLEECKDKDMTYAAPLFVTAEFMNNTTGEIKSQTVFMGDFPIMTSKGTFVINGTERVVVSQLVRSPGVYFDKTLDKTSDKDVYSAKVIPSRGAWLEFDVDKRDTVGVRIDRKRRQPVSVLLKALGWTEDRIREHFQWSPTMLATLEKDHIAGQDEALLDIYRKLRPGEPPTRESAQALLENLFFNPKRYDLAKVGRYKVNKKLGVDVPQGTSTLTEDDIVATIEYVVRLHAGEPDHGVDDIDHFGNRRLRTVGELIQNQIRVGLSRMERVVRERMTTQDVEAITPQTLINIRPVVASIKEFFGTSQLSQFMDQTNPLAGLTHKRRLSALGPGGLSRERAGMEVRDVHPSHYGRMCPIETPEGPNIGLIGSLSSFGRVNPFGFIETPYRKVENGQVTDQIDYLTADEEDRFVVAQANSPLDAQGRLAEERVLVRTKGGEVDYLAPENVDYMDVSPRQMTSVATAMIPFLEHDDANRALMGANMQRQAVPLLRSEAPLVGTGMELRAAVDAGDVVVAEKAGVVEDSTADYVTVMADDGTRQTYRLLKFRRSNQGTSINQSPVVEEGQRVEVGQVIADGPCTDEGEMALGKNLLVAFMPWEGHNYEDAIILSQRLVQDDVLSSIHIEEFEVDARDTKLGAEEITRDIPNVSEEVLADLDERGIIRIGAEVVPGDILVGKVTPKGETELTPEERLLRAIFGEKAREVRDTSLKVKHGESGKVIGVRVFSREDGDELPAGVNELIRVYVAQMRKISDGDKLAGRHGNKGVISKILPQEDMPFLEDGTPVDIVLNPLGVPGRMNVGQVLETHLGWIAKQGWQVEGTPEWAAKLPGAARQAAPGTRTATPVFDGAKEDEIIGLLGSTIPNRDGDRMVKETGKARLFDGRSGEPFPEPISVGYVYILKLLHLVDDKIHARSTGPYSMITQQPLGGKAQFGGQRFGEMECWAMQAYGAAYALQELLTIKSDDILGRVKVYEAIVKGENIPEPGIPESFKVLLKELQSLCLNVEVLSSDGNAIELRDTDDEVFRAAEELGIDLSRREPSSVEDV
- a CDS encoding DNA-directed RNA polymerase subunit beta', with amino-acid sequence MLDVNFFDELRIGLASGDDIRQWSHGEVKKPETINYRTLRPEKDGLFCEKIFGPTRDWECYCGKYKRVRFKGIICERCGVEVTRAKVRRERMGHIELAAPVTHIWFFKGVPSRLGYLLDLAPKDLEKIIYFAAYMITSVDDEARHRDLPTVEAEISAEKHNLESRRDADVEARQQKLEADLAELEAEGAKSDVRRKVREGGEREMRQLRDRAQREIDRLEEVMDTFRKLEVKQLIADEGLYRELRDRFGEYFEGGMGAAALQKLLAGFDLDAEAISLRETIRSGKGQRKLRALKRLKVVAAFQQTQNSPMGMVLDCVPVIPPDLRPMVQLDGGRFATSDMNDLYRRVINRNNRLKRLLDLGAPEIIVNNEKRMLQESVDALFDNGRRGRPVTGPGNRPLKSLSDLLKGKQGRFRQNLLGKRVDYSGRSVIVVGPQLKLHQCGLPKQMALELFKPFVMKRLVDLNHAQNIKSAKRMVERARPVVWDVLEEVITEHPVLLNRAPTLHRLGIQAFEPQLVEGKAIQIHPLVCTAFNADFDGDQMAVHLPLSAEAQAEARILMLSSNNILSPADGRPITAPTQDMVLGLYHLTSLAGSAELAEGERPKSYSTTAEAVMAYDKGVLGLQERVLIRMDEVFGVDNGPNDPWEAPEGWEPGQPALVSTSLGRVLFNEALPEDYRFVNYQVPKKALGAIVNDLAERYPKVQVAATLDALKAAGFRWATRSGVTIAIDDVVTPPVKQAILDRHEDEARKIERQYERGVITDAERRSELIEIWTRARAEVSQAMVDNFPTTNPVWVMVNSGARGNMMQISQIAGMRGLVANPKGEIIPRPIKANFREGLSVLEYFISTHGARKGLADTALRTADSGYLTRRLVDVSQDVIIREEDCGTERGVIMPIGTVLDGKVTRDAHVETSVYARALAADVVASDGTLIAQAGADLGDVLIAQLVDAGVSEVKVRCVLTCESLLGTCATCYGRSLASGKLVDVGEAVGIIAAQSIGEPGTQLTMRTFHTGGVAGADITHGLPRVVELFEARVPKGKAPIAELAGTVRIEDGDQFRKLTITPDDGSDEVVYDKLSRRSRLRVEDGGHVEVGEQLTEGAVDPHEVLRIMGPREVQLHLVREVQEVYRSQGVSIHDKHIEVIIRQMLKRVTIIDSGATEFLPGALVERTLFETENRRVVAEGGEPASARPVLMGITKASLATESWLSAASFQETTKVLTDAAIQGKSDSLLGLKENVIIGKLIPAGTGISRYRNITVEPTEEARAAVYTMAGYDDGQYYSPDVFGQGTGEAVRLEEYDWR